From a single Nicotiana tomentosiformis chromosome 2, ASM39032v3, whole genome shotgun sequence genomic region:
- the LOC138904391 gene encoding uncharacterized mitochondrial protein AtMg00820-like: MEYVPELVPQQQSSGGTSRGNQLVVKSYKYQSSHPIENIITDPTFGIKIRSSLKNLCAFDAFLSLIEPKNIAKALQDADWVNAMQDKFNQFERSQVWHLIPRPKDKSGISTKWVFINKLDKDGTVTRNKSRLVVQDIVKMRA; this comes from the coding sequence ATGGAATATGTCCCTGAACTTGTTCCACAGCAACAAAGCAGTGGAGGAACGTCAAGaggaaaccagttggttgtaaaatcttacaagtatcaaagttctcatcccattgagaacataatcactGATCCAACCTTTGGAATCAAAATCAGATCTTCATTAAAAAATCTGTGTGCTTTTGATgccttcttatctcttattgaacctaaaaatattgccaaggctttgcaggatgcagactgggtaaatgcaatgcaagataaaTTCAACCAGTTTGaaagaagtcaagtttggcatctgataccaagacccaaggacaaaTCAGGAATtagcacaaaatgggtcttcataaacaaacttgataaagatggaacagttacaaggaacaagtcaagattggtggttcaagatATAGTCAAGatgagggcatag